In the Streptomyces coeruleoprunus genome, CTGCGGCTCGCGCTGGAGGCTGCGGAAGGCGCGCATCAGCGTCTCGGCGACCCGTTCCGCCGCCGTCTCGCCGGCCGGCGGCCGCTTGCGCAGCGTCGTGTGGAGCCGGTCCAGCTGGTCCTGCATCGTCGCGACGAGCAGGTGGATCTTGGAGGGGAAGTAGCGGTACAGCGTGCCCAGCGCCACCTCGGCCGCCTCCGCGACCTCCCTCATCTGGACCGCGTCGAACCCGCCCCGGCCGGCCAGCTCGGCGCTGGCGTGCAGGATGCGGCGACGGCGTGCCTCCTGCCGTTCGGTCAGGGGCGGAGCCGCCGGCCTGCCTTCCACTGTCATAGGTCCCCGTCGTGACGCGTGCCGTACCGGTGGTGCGCGACAGTATGGCCGGGCCCCCGCCGTGGCGCGAATCACCTGATCCAGCCCTTACAGCGGCGCTACCTGCCGGTAGATTCGAAGCTCTTGAACGATCAAGAACGATCAAGTCTGGAACTTGTTCTAGATTAGCGCGACCGGTTACGCTCCGCCGAAACGTAAGCCGAAGGGGGCCGCGAGTGACCGCAGAGGCCATGGAGGCAAGCCCCCGCGTGGGGCCGGCGGCCGCCGACGGAGACCGTCCGCTGCGCATCGCGCTCCTCACCTACAAGGGCAACCCCTTCTGCGGCGGCCAGGGCGTCTACGTGCGCCACCTCTCCCGCGAGCTGGCCCGCCTCGGCCACCGCGTCGAGGTCATCGGCTCCCAGCCCTACCCGGTCCTCGACACCGTCGGCGACGGCGTCACCCTCACCGAGCTGCCCAGCCTCGACCTCTACCGCCAGCCCGACCCGTTCCGCACCCCGAAGCGCGACGAGTACCGCGACTGGATCGACGCCCTGGAGGTCGCCACCATGTGGACCGGCGGCTTCCCCGAGCCGCTGACCTTCTCCCTGCGCGCCCGCCGCCTCCTCGCGGCCCGCCGCGGCGACTTCGACGTCGTCCACGACAACCAGACCCTCGGCTACGGGCTGCTCGCCCCGCTCGGCGCCCCCCTGGTCACCACGATCCACCACCCCATCACCGTCGACCGGCAGCTGGAGCTGGACGCCGCCCAGGACTGGAAGCGCCGCGCCTCCGTCCGCCGCTGGTACGCCTTCACGCGCATGCAGAAGCGCGTCGCGCGCCGCCTGCCCTCCGTCCTCACCGTCTCCGGCTCCTCCCGCCAGGAGATCGTCGACCACCTCGGCGTACGCCCCGACCGCATCAGCGTCGTCCACATCGGCGCCGACACCGACCTGTGGTCGCCCGACCCGTCGGTCGCCGAGGTGCCCGGCCGGATCGTCACCACCTCCAGCGCCGACGTCCCCCTCAAGGGTCTCGTCCACCTCGTCGAGGCCCTCGCCAAGCTGCGCACCGAGATCCCCGACGCCCACCTCGTCGTCGTCGGACGGCGCGCCGAGGACGGCCCCGTGGCCCGCACCATCGAGAAGTACGGCCTCGAAGGCGCCGTCGACTTCGTCAAGGGCATCACCGACGCCGAACTCGTCGACCTCGTCCGCAGCGCCCAGGTCGCCTGCGTCCCCTCCCTGTACGAGGGGTTCTCGCTGCCCGCCGCCGAGGCCATGGCCACCGGCACGCCCCTCGTCGCCACGACCGGCGGCGCCATACCCGAGGTCGCCGGACCCGACGGCGAGACCTGCCTGGCCGTCCCGCCCGGCGACGCGGGCGCCCTCGCGACGGCCCTCGCCCGCCTGCTCGGCCCGGGCGGCGAGGAACTGCGCACCCGCCTCGGCGCGGCCGGCCGCGCCCGGGTGCTGGACAGGTTCACCTGGGCCCGCGCGGCCCAGGGCACGGCGGAGCTGTACCGCGCGGCCATCGCCGCCCGCCCGGCGCCCCGCGGGGCCGCCAGGTGAGCCCCGCACCCCTCCCGGTCCCCACCCCCGCCCCATCCGAAAGCAGGCCGACCCCGTGCTGACCGTCGACTTCACCCGCTTCCCGCTCGCCCCCGGCGACCGTGTGCTCGACCTGGGCTGCGGAGCGGGACGGCACGCCTTCGAGTGCTACCGGCGCGGCGCGCAGGTCGTCGCCCTGGACCGGAACGGCGAGGAGATCCGCGAGGTCGCCAAGTGGTTCGCCGCCATGAAGGAGGCCGGCGAGGCCCCGGCCGGCGCGACCGCCACGGCCATGGAGGGCGACGCCCTCAACCTGCCCTTCCCCGACGCGTCCTTCGATGTCGTCATCATCTCCGAGGTGATGGAGCACATCCCGGACGACAAGGGCGTCCTCGCCGAGATGGTCCGCGTCCTCAAGCCCGGCGGCCGCATCGCCGTCACCGTCCCCCGCTACGGCCCCGAGAAGGTCTGCTGGGCGCTCTCCGACGCCTACCACGAGGTCGAGGGCGGCCACATCCGCATCTACAAGGCCCACGAACTGCTCGGGAAGATCCGCGAGGCGGGCCTGCGCCCGTACGGCACCCACCACGCGCACGCCCTGCACTCCCCGTACTGGTGGCTCAAGTGCGCCTTCGGCGTGGACAACGACAAGGCGCTGCCCGTCCGCGCGTACCACAAGCTCCTCGTCTGGGACATCATGAAGAAGCCCCTGGCGACCCGGCTCGCCGAGCGGGCCCTCAACCCGGTCCTGGGCAAGAGCTTCGTCGTCTACGCGACGAAGCCGCACCTTCCGGCGGGCGCCGCGCAGTGACGTCGCCCGAGCGCACCGAACTCCTCACCCTGCCCGGCGTCCTGACCGCCGAGCAGGCCGCCCGCACCGTCGCCGGCATCCTCGCCGTCCAGCGCGACAGCGGAGCCATCCCGTGGTTCCGCGGCCACCACCTGGACCCGTGGGACCACACCGAGGCCGCCATGGCCCTGGACGTGGCCGGCGAGCACACCGCGGCCGCCCGCGCCTACGAGTGGCTGGCCCGCCACCAGAACGCCGACGGCTCCTGGTACGCCGCCTACCACGACGGGGAGGCCGACCGGCCGACCGACCTCGGCCGCGAGACCAACTTCTGCGCGTACGTCGCGGTCGGCGTCTGGCACCACTACCTCGCCACCGGCGACGACGCGTTCCTCGACCGCATGTGGCCCGTCGTCCACGCGGCGATCGAGTTCGTGCTGCGCCTCCAGCAGCCCGGCGGCCAGATCGGCTGGAAGCGCGAGGCCGACGGCACCCCGGTGACGGACGCCCTGCTGACCGGCAGCTCCTCCGTCCACCAGGCGCTGCGCTGCGCCCTCGCCATCGCCGAGGCCCGCGAGGAGCCGCAGCCCGACTGGGAGCTGGCCACGGGCGCCCTGGCCCACGCCGTCGCCCACCACCCGGAACGCTTCCTCGACAAGAGCCGCTACTCGATGGACTGGTACTACCCGGTCCTCGGCGGCGCGGTCACGGGCGCGGCCGCCAAGGAGCGCATCGAGAGCCGCTGGGACGAGTTCGTGGTCCCGGGCCTGGGCGTGCGCTGCGTCGTCCCCAACCCGTGGGTCACGGGCGGCGAGAGCTGCGAACTCGCCCTCACGCTCTGGGCCATGGGCGAGTCCGACCGCGCCCTGGAGATCCTCCAGTCCATCGGCCACCTGCGCGCCGAGGGCGGCATGTACTGGACGGGCTACGTCTTCGAGGGCGAGGGCGACACCGGCCCGGCCGTCTGGCCCGAGGAACTGACCACCTGGACGGCCGGCTCCCTGCTCCTGGCGGTCGCCGCCCTGGGCGGCGACGAGGCGACAACGGCGGTCTTCGGGGCCGAACACCTCCCGAAGGGCCTGCTGCCGGACTGCTGCTGACCTTCGGCGTTCCGCCGCTGTACCGCCGTTCCGTCGTTGTGGGCACAACGACGGAACGGCCCCAGCCGGGCGCCTCAGCCGTTCAGTTCCGCCAGTACCCGCAGCGTCGCCGGGTCCGGGCCGGTGACCAGCACATCGGTGACCGGCCCGGCACGCCACAGCTCCAGCCGCTCGGCGATCCGCCCGCGCGGCCCGACCAGCGAGATCTCGTCCGCGAAGGCGTCCGGTACGGCCAGCACGGCCTCCTCGCGCCGCCCCGCGAGGAACAGCTCCCGGACCCGCCCGGCCTCCTCCCCGTACCCCATGCGCGCCATCAGCTCCGCGTGGAAGTTGCGGGTCGCGTGCCCCATGCCCCCGATGTAGAAGCCGAGCATCGCCTTCACGGGCAGCAGCCCCTCCGCGACGTCGTCGCACAGCCGGGCCCGCACCAGCGGGGCGACGACGAACCCCTCGGGGGCGCCGGACAGAGCCTCCTCGTACAACTCCGTGCGGAACGGCGACCAGTACAGGGGCAGCCAGCCGTCCGCGATCCGCACGGTCTGGGCGACGTTCTTGGGGCCCTCGGCGCCCAGCAGCACCGGCAGGCCGGGGCGCAGCGGGTGCGTGATCGGCTTGAGTGCCCGCCCGAGGCCCAGCCCGTCCGGGCCCGTGTACGGGACGGGGTGGAAGCGGCCGTCGAGCGTCACGGGCGCCTCGCGGCGCAGGACTTGGCGCACCACCTCCACGTACTCGCGGGTCGCGGTGAGCGGGGAGCGCGGGAAGGGCCGCCCGTACCAGCCCTCCACCACCTGCGGTCCGGACAGGCCGAGGCCCAGCAGCACGCGCCCGCCCGACAGGTGGTCCAGTGTCAGCGCGTGCATCGCGGTGGCCGTGGGCGCCCGCGCCGCCATCTGCGCGACGGCGGTGCCGAGGCGGATCCGGGAGGTGTGCGCGGCGATCCACGTCAGCGGCGTGAACGCGTCGGAACCCCATGACTCCGCCGTCCACACCGAGTCGTACCCGAGCCGTTCGGCCTCGCGGGCGAGGGCGAGGTGGGCCGGGTCGGGGCGGCGGCCCCAGTAGCCGAGTGCGAGCCCGAGCCGCATGGCACACCCCCGCGAAGAGTTGACGCACCGTCAGATGGCCTCGACCGTCCGACGGTACGACAACGGCCCCCCGCCCGGAAGGGCGAGGGGCCGTCGAACGGAAGCGAGGCGTCAGCCGCGCTGGATGCCCGTCGTGTCCTGCAGGACGCCACGGCGGCCGTCCTGCGTCTGCGCCACCAGCGCGGCACCGCGCTGCTCGACCGCCAGGTACCAGTTGCCCGGCGTCAGCTCGGCGATCGGCGTCGGCGAGCCGTCCTCCCCGTACAGCGGACGGGCCACCGGCACGGCGAACCAGAACGCGGTGAAGTCGCCCGCCGGCGCACCCTGCTGGGCCGTGGCCGCCGCCGGGTCACCCTGCGGCTGCGGGGCCGGCTGGGCGTCCGCGGGACCCGGCTGCGCGGGCTGGCCCGGCTGGCCACCGCCCGGGTAGCCGTAGCCGCCACCGGCCGTACCGCCCGCCGGGGCG is a window encoding:
- a CDS encoding TetR family transcriptional regulator: MTVEGRPAAPPLTERQEARRRRILHASAELAGRGGFDAVQMREVAEAAEVALGTLYRYFPSKIHLLVATMQDQLDRLHTTLRKRPPAGETAAERVAETLMRAFRSLQREPQLADAMVRALTFADRSVSAEVDTVSRQTTAIILDAMGLEHPTPEQLSAVRVIEHTWHSALITWLSGRASIAQVRVDIETACRLIE
- a CDS encoding glycosyltransferase family 4 protein, producing the protein MTAEAMEASPRVGPAAADGDRPLRIALLTYKGNPFCGGQGVYVRHLSRELARLGHRVEVIGSQPYPVLDTVGDGVTLTELPSLDLYRQPDPFRTPKRDEYRDWIDALEVATMWTGGFPEPLTFSLRARRLLAARRGDFDVVHDNQTLGYGLLAPLGAPLVTTIHHPITVDRQLELDAAQDWKRRASVRRWYAFTRMQKRVARRLPSVLTVSGSSRQEIVDHLGVRPDRISVVHIGADTDLWSPDPSVAEVPGRIVTTSSADVPLKGLVHLVEALAKLRTEIPDAHLVVVGRRAEDGPVARTIEKYGLEGAVDFVKGITDAELVDLVRSAQVACVPSLYEGFSLPAAEAMATGTPLVATTGGAIPEVAGPDGETCLAVPPGDAGALATALARLLGPGGEELRTRLGAAGRARVLDRFTWARAAQGTAELYRAAIAARPAPRGAAR
- a CDS encoding class I SAM-dependent methyltransferase, producing MLTVDFTRFPLAPGDRVLDLGCGAGRHAFECYRRGAQVVALDRNGEEIREVAKWFAAMKEAGEAPAGATATAMEGDALNLPFPDASFDVVIISEVMEHIPDDKGVLAEMVRVLKPGGRIAVTVPRYGPEKVCWALSDAYHEVEGGHIRIYKAHELLGKIREAGLRPYGTHHAHALHSPYWWLKCAFGVDNDKALPVRAYHKLLVWDIMKKPLATRLAERALNPVLGKSFVVYATKPHLPAGAAQ
- a CDS encoding prenyltransferase, which translates into the protein MTSPERTELLTLPGVLTAEQAARTVAGILAVQRDSGAIPWFRGHHLDPWDHTEAAMALDVAGEHTAAARAYEWLARHQNADGSWYAAYHDGEADRPTDLGRETNFCAYVAVGVWHHYLATGDDAFLDRMWPVVHAAIEFVLRLQQPGGQIGWKREADGTPVTDALLTGSSSVHQALRCALAIAEAREEPQPDWELATGALAHAVAHHPERFLDKSRYSMDWYYPVLGGAVTGAAAKERIESRWDEFVVPGLGVRCVVPNPWVTGGESCELALTLWAMGESDRALEILQSIGHLRAEGGMYWTGYVFEGEGDTGPAVWPEELTTWTAGSLLLAVAALGGDEATTAVFGAEHLPKGLLPDCC
- a CDS encoding LLM class F420-dependent oxidoreductase, with the protein product MRLGLALGYWGRRPDPAHLALAREAERLGYDSVWTAESWGSDAFTPLTWIAAHTSRIRLGTAVAQMAARAPTATAMHALTLDHLSGGRVLLGLGLSGPQVVEGWYGRPFPRSPLTATREYVEVVRQVLRREAPVTLDGRFHPVPYTGPDGLGLGRALKPITHPLRPGLPVLLGAEGPKNVAQTVRIADGWLPLYWSPFRTELYEEALSGAPEGFVVAPLVRARLCDDVAEGLLPVKAMLGFYIGGMGHATRNFHAELMARMGYGEEAGRVRELFLAGRREEAVLAVPDAFADEISLVGPRGRIAERLELWRAGPVTDVLVTGPDPATLRVLAELNG